Genomic window (Actinomycetota bacterium):
TGCGCGACTACGTTGCCGGGGACGACCCCCGCCGCATCGTCTGGCGCGCCGTCGCTCGCACCGGTCGCTACCTCGTCCGGGAGGCTGAGCAGGGAATCACCGATCGCGTGACCCTGATCGTGGACACCGACGCCGCCCGCCACTCTCCCGGGGAGCCCAGCGAGACGCTGGAGGCCGCGGTCCGCGCGGGGGCCGCGCTGGGGGCCAGGCACCTCAAGGACGGTTTCGCCGTCACCGTCGAGACCGGCGATGGACGCACCGCCGACTCCTTGCGCGGGACCAGCCGCCGAATCCCGTTTTTGGACGAGATGGCGCGCATCCAGCGCGGACGCACCCCTCTGGCGGAGGCCCTCACGCGCCTGCTGGCCAACCCGCGCCGGGACACGCACCACATGGTCGTCACCCCGCACCTGGACCCCCAGTCGGGCGTCATCCTCCAGGCGCTACTCGGACGCGGGGGTTCCGTCCTTCTCGTGCACGTGATCCACGAGGACTCCGACCCCGACTCGGCCCTGCGCGCCGCGGCGCTCGGCTGCGAGGTCGTGGAACTGCGTCCGTCGGACCCGCTGGAGGCCGTCTTCCGCCGGAGCGTGGGAGCGGGGCTGAGGCGATGACCACCGATGTCGTGGAGCGCCCCAACGCGGGAGCGGGGCTGCGGCCGATGAGCACCGACGTCGTGGAGCGCCCCAGCGCGGGAGCGGGGCTGCGCCGATGAGCGTTCAGGCCCCCGACCGGCCGGCGCTTGTGGACCCGCCGGTCCCCCAGCCGCCGCCGAGTGACCCCTCGTCGGCCCCCACGGTTACGGCGGCCGCCACGTTCCTGTCCGTCGCGGCGGCGGCTTGGATGGCTTCCGGGATGTTCCGCGGCGCCCTTCCGCGGATGGTGGTCGTCGTCGCGTCCGCTCTCGGCGTCGGGCTCGTAGCCACGTCGCTGCGGACGAAGCGGCCCGCGATCGTCCAGGGGCTCGTCCTGCCGGCGTCCGTCGCGCTGGGTGCGGCGCTTGCGCTGCCTGCCGCCCGGGGCGCGGGACTTGTGCAGCTCGTCCGCGATGCTCTTTCGGCCGGGGGCTTGGCTCAGCCCCCGGTTCCGTTCGACGCCGGGTGGCGCGTCATCGCGGTGGTCGTGTTCGCGGTGCTGGGGGCCGCGGCTGCCGGACTGGCGGTGGCCCTGGACCGTCCGAAGCTCGGCCTCGCCCTGCCGATTCCGGTTCTGATGGGAGCCGCGCTCGTCCATCCGTCGAAGGGAGAGCTGCTGTCGGCGGCCGTGGCGACAGCGCTCGTGCTCGGCTCACTGGCCGTCTCCTTTGGAAGCGACCTCGCGCGTGACGGGGCGTCGTCGGGAGCGTTCGAGGCGCGCCGGCTCGCGCGCGGCGCGGTGATGCTCGCCGGACTGGTGGGACTGATAGTCGTTCTCGGAAAGGTCGGCTTTTTGTTCCCCGACCCGCAGCGCGACCGCGTCATCCCCCCGGCGAAGCCGCAGACGCAGCCGCCCTCGCGCGACCGGGTGCTGTTCACGGTCAAGGCGCCGATCCCCGGACCGTGGCGGCTCGGTGTCCTGGACGTCTATGACGGAACCGCCTGGCTGCTGCCGCCGCTGGACCCCGGACGCCTGCTCGACCTCGGCCCCCGAGGGCAGGTGCCGGACGCCGCGGCCATCGAGACGCAGGAGGCCTCGTTCGTCGTCTCCGATCTGGACGGGGGTGTCCTGCCCGGACTCGCACTGTCCACGCGCGTGGACGTCCGGGGGGCCCAGGTGCAGATCGACCCCCGGACGCAGGCCCTGCGGCTCAGCGAGACCCGCGTCGCGTCCGGACTGTCCTACACGATCACCGCGTCCGTCCCACCGACAGGGGAGCAGCTGACGAAGGCTGGAGGTCCCACGCAGGCACTGGCGGAGTTCCTCAAGGTCCCCGACGCGCCCAACGAAGTCGTGACGCTCCTGGCGGAGGCTCCGCAGAATCCGTGGGACAGGCTGCAGTTCGTCCGCGCGCGCTTTTACGAAAAGGTCGTCGCGGTCGGCGCCGGCGACCCGGTGGACGTCCCGCCGGCCCGTGTAGGACAGCTGCTGTCCGGGGACGAGGCGACGCCGTACGAGATCACGGCGGCCGAGTCGCTGCTGGCGAGGTGGGCGGGTGTCCCGGCGCGGATCGGCTACGGCTACTACAACGGCGACGTCCGGGGGCCGGGGGCCTACGAGGTCCATCCGAGGCACGGCGCGACGTGGCTCGAGGCCTACTTCGACGGGCTCGGCTGGGTGCCGATCGTCGGGACGCCGCCGCGCGCGCGATCGAGCCTGGACGACGAGCTGCGCAACGCCGATCCCAACATCCAGCCCACCGACGAGCTCGCGATGGTGGTGTACGTCCCGGTTCGCCAGGAGCAGCCGCCGCTGCTGTACGTGGTCGTCCGGCAGGCTGTGCTGGTCGCGCTGCCGGCCGGAGCCGCGCTGGCGGTGATCTGGGTCCTGGCCGTCCCCGCCGTAGCCAAGGCCGGACGCCGGTGGCGCCGGCGGAGGTGGGCGTCCGGCAGGCGACGCGCGGGGGCCGGCGGCGCGGGGGCCGGGCCGGGGCACGCCGACCGCGTGCGTGAGCGTGCCGCCGCCGCTTACGCCGAGTACCGCGACGCATGCGCGGACCTCAACGTCGGCAACGCGTCCGCCACGCCCCTTGAGTTCTTGAAGTCCACCGACCCGGACCCCGAGCACACGGAACTCGCGTGGCTCGTGACCCGCGTGCTGTGGGCCGACCTGACGCGCGACCTCCGCGAGTCCGACGCGGAGGCGGCCGAGGCGATGGCCCGGTCGATGACGTCCAGGCTTCGGCGGGCGCAGCCGGCGACGACCAGGCTGCTCGGCGTGGCCTCCCGGACCTCGCTGCGGGAGCCGTACACCAGGGATGTCCCGAACCTGTGGCCGTCGGTGCGACGACGTCCGGCCGCCGCGGCGCTCAGAGCCCTTCGCCGGCTCCCGCGTGCGCTCGCGCGTCCATTGCGAAGGCTCATCCCGATCGGGACGGTGCTGGCGGTGCTCGTGTCCGGGTGTGCGTCGGGGTCGCAGGCGCAGCCCGCAGGACGCCTGCCCGAGCGGGTTGCCCCTTCGGTCATCAGCGGATTCGAGTTCAGGCGCGAGCCGGGGGCCGAGACCGCCTACGACCGTGCCGGAAAGCGGGGGCTGGTCTCCGACGGGCAGGTCTTCACCATCCGCCGCGGCGACGTCATCGAGGGCTCGCTTCAGGTGGCGTCGTTCACGTCCGACGCGCTGTCCAACTCCGACGAGCTGAGGCGCGGCGTGCTGGAGTCGATCGCCACCGGCGAGTTCGATGCCACTCGCATCGGAGTGGAGCGCGTCCACGTGCTGCGCCTCCCAGAGCAGCGCATCATTGTGTGGTTCGCCCCATCGGGAGGCTATTTCCAGCTTATGGTCGCAAGGACTGACTTCACGGAGGCCGAGGCTGTGTTCGCCGACGTCCTGCGGTTCCGCCGCGGCGAGACCCGGCGCCCACCACAGGTGCGCCCCTACGACCCACGTCGGGGGCCGGTGACGTGACCCCCGCGCGCACTCGCCTCCTAGCCCTCGCAGCCGCTGGCGCGTTGCTCGCGTCGGGCTGCGCCAAGTCTGACTTCCGCGTCGGCACCCGCGAGTTCGCGCAGGACATCATCCTCGGCGACCAGTCCAAGTCCCCGGCCCCCGCACCCGTGCCAGGTTCGAACCCCGTGCCGGTCGGGTTCCCGAGCTTTCTGCAACCCGTCCCGCCGCGGGTGCTGACGCCGGGAGCGCTGCCGGTCGCAACCCGGCCCCCCAAGCTGCGGGGGCCGTGTCCCGCGGCCGACCCCAACGACGCCGCTCTGCTGGCGGCGGGCAACCGGTCGCCTCTGCCCCCGAAGGCCGGGTCTTACACCTTCCGCAACGCACCGGGCGGCTTCACGCAGACCGGCGCCGCGCGCACGGCCCTGCCGGAGCTGTCGAGACGGACCGTGAGCGACATCAGGCAAGGCGGACAGAGCTTCGAGTACGACGTGGCCGAGACGCTCGGCGACGCGACGACGACCAACCGGTTCGAGGTCCGCAACGACGGGCCCACGCCTGAGCGGGGGCTGTACCTCGTCAGGACGACCAGCGGCCGCGACGTCTTTCAGCCCCGGCCGCGGATCCTGATCATGCCCTTCCCTCCGCCGGAGTTCGGGACGAATCTCGAGGACGAGGCCGCCCAAACCGCAGGGCCGACATTCCGTTCGGCCGGAACCGATCCCGAGCACCAGGTAACGATGGCGCTGGAGGGACGCTTGAACCCGGAAAAGGACCGCGTGGACGCCTGCGGCGAGTGGGTCGACGCGATCAACGTCGTGATCACGTCCGGACGAATCGTCGCCCCCGGCAAGGACGTCACCTTCAAGGGACGCTACGGCGTAGCCACGCAGTACGGGGGCCTGATCGTCCGGGACGAGATCGAGCAGTCGGGGACCGAGGGCCTGACCCCGGTGTCCCGCAAGAACACGGCGACGATTGCGGAGGTCCCGCGGGAGCCGGCGGGGGACTGACGGGGGCCGGGACATGCGCGCCGCTGCCGAGGTGCCGTCAGGACTATCCGGCATGCGCACCCGTGTCGCTTCCGAGGCCCGGGCAAGGAGATCCCGCAGGCGCACGGCGGTGGAGGAGTGACGGAGCGGGCGACGAGCGACGAGCGACGAGTCGTCCTCGAGGGTGTCGCATCGCGCGTGCTGGAGCTGCCTGCCGATCGAGTAGGGCGGGTGGGAATCGACGGCGTCGATGGGGCCGGCAAGACCAGCATGGCCGATGAACTGGCGGAGGTCCTGGCCCCCAGTGGGCGCCCGGTCATCCGCGCCTCCGTCGACGGGTTTCACAACCCGCGCGCGGTCCGGTACCGGCTGGGGGCCGATTCCCCGGAAGGCTTCTACCGTGACTCCTACGACTACGACACGCTCACGCGCGTCCTGCTCGACCCCCTGAGCCCCGGCGGCTCCGGACGCTTTCGCCGGGCGGTCTTCGATGTCGACACCGACACGCAAGTCGACGCCGGAGAGGAGCAGGCTCCCCCTAACGCGATCCTGCTGTTTGACGGGATCTTCCTGCACCGTCCGGAGCTGCGCGACTACTGGGACCTGTCGGTTTTCCTGCGTGTGGACTGGCTGCGCAACCACCACCTGCGCCACGTGCCGGCGGATGACCCGATGCGCACCCGGCAGAACCGCTACCTCGAGGGCCAAAACATCTACCTGCGCGCGTGCCGTCCGTGGGAGCTCGCGTCGATCGTGATCGACAACCACGACCTCGGCTCCCCGTTCGTCGTCCGCGACTGAGGCCGCCCGGGGGCGGACGGGTCCCGAGACCCAGAAGCCTCAGCCCCCCCGGACGAACAGCTCCCGCGGCTGGACCTGTCCCCAGGCCACGTCTGTGAACTGTCCCGCGGCGGCCCCCAGGCGGTCCTTCACGAGCAGCTGCGTCTCGTCGAACCACAGCGGGATCGCGGGCATGTCCGAACACACGACCTGCTCGGCCCCCACGTAGGCGCGACGGCGGTCGTCGGTCTGGACCGACTCGCGCGCGTCATCCAGGGACCGGGAGAAGACACGCGAGCTGAACCGGGACAGGTTGTCGCGTCCGATCCGGTCCGGGTGGAACAGAGGGAACAGCATCGCGTCCGCCGACGGCACCTCCGGCGCCCAACCGAACCTGAACGCGCCCTCGAAGCCGGGCGGACGGCGTCCGGTCTCCAGGAACTGCTCGTAGGGCATTGCCTCCAGCTGCACCTGGAGGCCGAGGTTGTTCGTCCACATCTGTGCAACCGACTCCATTGCGGCCCGGTTGCCGAGCTCGTCGTTGAAGTGCAGCTTGATCGGGACGGCGGTGTCCGCTCCCGAGCTGTCGAGGGCCGACTTCGCCGCAGCGGGATCGGCTGCGTGCGGCGCCACTTGGCCGCAGCCGTTGTGCGTTCCGCCGTTCACCGCCGAAAGATAGCCCCGCGCCGGCCGGCGCAGGCCGTTGGTCATGGCCGACAGCGACCCCCGCTCCACCGCCATCGAGAGCGCATGACGGAAGTCTCGGGAGTCGAAGGGCGGACGATCCACCGGCAGCCCGATCATCTCCAGCCGAGGGGACCGCCCCAGCGCCACCTGGACCCCCGGCGAGGGGCCCCGGCCCGGCGCCGGCGACGTTGCCACGTCGACC
Coding sequences:
- a CDS encoding transglutaminaseTgpA domain-containing protein, yielding MSVQAPDRPALVDPPVPQPPPSDPSSAPTVTAAATFLSVAAAAWMASGMFRGALPRMVVVVASALGVGLVATSLRTKRPAIVQGLVLPASVALGAALALPAARGAGLVQLVRDALSAGGLAQPPVPFDAGWRVIAVVVFAVLGAAAAGLAVALDRPKLGLALPIPVLMGAALVHPSKGELLSAAVATALVLGSLAVSFGSDLARDGASSGAFEARRLARGAVMLAGLVGLIVVLGKVGFLFPDPQRDRVIPPAKPQTQPPSRDRVLFTVKAPIPGPWRLGVLDVYDGTAWLLPPLDPGRLLDLGPRGQVPDAAAIETQEASFVVSDLDGGVLPGLALSTRVDVRGAQVQIDPRTQALRLSETRVASGLSYTITASVPPTGEQLTKAGGPTQALAEFLKVPDAPNEVVTLLAEAPQNPWDRLQFVRARFYEKVVAVGAGDPVDVPPARVGQLLSGDEATPYEITAAESLLARWAGVPARIGYGYYNGDVRGPGAYEVHPRHGATWLEAYFDGLGWVPIVGTPPRARSSLDDELRNADPNIQPTDELAMVVYVPVRQEQPPLLYVVVRQAVLVALPAGAALAVIWVLAVPAVAKAGRRWRRRRWASGRRRAGAGGAGAGPGHADRVRERAAAAYAEYRDACADLNVGNASATPLEFLKSTDPDPEHTELAWLVTRVLWADLTRDLRESDAEAAEAMARSMTSRLRRAQPATTRLLGVASRTSLREPYTRDVPNLWPSVRRRPAAAALRALRRLPRALARPLRRLIPIGTVLAVLVSGCASGSQAQPAGRLPERVAPSVISGFEFRREPGAETAYDRAGKRGLVSDGQVFTIRRGDVIEGSLQVASFTSDALSNSDELRRGVLESIATGEFDATRIGVERVHVLRLPEQRIIVWFAPSGGYFQLMVARTDFTEAEAVFADVLRFRRGETRRPPQVRPYDPRRGPVT
- a CDS encoding uridine kinase, whose protein sequence is MTERATSDERRVVLEGVASRVLELPADRVGRVGIDGVDGAGKTSMADELAEVLAPSGRPVIRASVDGFHNPRAVRYRLGADSPEGFYRDSYDYDTLTRVLLDPLSPGGSGRFRRAVFDVDTDTQVDAGEEQAPPNAILLFDGIFLHRPELRDYWDLSVFLRVDWLRNHHLRHVPADDPMRTRQNRYLEGQNIYLRACRPWELASIVIDNHDLGSPFVVRD